Proteins from one Mycoplasma sp. Pen4 genomic window:
- the frr gene encoding ribosome recycling factor, translating to MELDIYLLELDEKCEKALSHYRFEISKISTGRANPQLIKGVRVNYYDTLTPLDELANISVPEPQQLLIKPYDITSVKEINKALEKANLGIMPVDEGSQIRITFPPLTSDRRKEMVKSLNKYTEAAKVGIRNARQEVNKAIKADEELSEDMQKRYLDTVQKEVDKQIAKVDEITKQKQDELMNK from the coding sequence ATGGAATTAGACATTTACTTATTAGAATTAGATGAAAAATGTGAAAAAGCGCTTTCACACTACCGTTTTGAAATTTCAAAAATTTCTACAGGTAGAGCTAACCCACAATTAATCAAAGGAGTTAGAGTTAACTACTACGACACTTTAACACCGTTAGATGAACTAGCAAATATTTCTGTACCTGAACCTCAACAATTGTTAATCAAACCATATGACATTACATCAGTTAAGGAAATCAATAAAGCCTTAGAGAAAGCTAATTTAGGTATTATGCCAGTTGATGAAGGAAGTCAAATTCGTATTACTTTCCCACCATTAACAAGCGATAGACGTAAAGAAATGGTTAAATCATTAAACAAATATACAGAAGCAGCAAAAGTTGGAATTAGAAACGCACGTCAAGAGGTTAATAAAGCAATTAAAGCAGATGAAGAATTATCTGAAGACATGCAAAAACGTTACTTAGACACAGTTCAAAAAGAAGTTGATAAACAAATTGCTAAAGTTGATGAAATAACAAAACAAAAACAAGATGAATTAATGAATAAATAA
- a CDS encoding ribonuclease HIII, with amino-acid sequence MLFFDDIKQFDLDNKKLIGVDETGVGDYFTPLVACAVYLPSELSRFILELGVKDSKKLSDSKIMQIAPKLMSFLPYSTYVLSQSGYNKLSKDYNANELKFFIHASALSNLYQYQNKSHEATGIIIDKYSTTNSILKYHQKIFMFNNWAKINELNLPTLLVEKAEDIHLSVACASIIARYKLLEYMQKQNQQWNFEFSLGAGQKVKQQVSEFVEIYGEKALNEVCKTNFKM; translated from the coding sequence ATGCTTTTTTTCGATGATATTAAACAATTTGATTTAGATAATAAAAAATTAATTGGTGTTGATGAAACTGGAGTTGGTGATTACTTTACTCCTTTAGTTGCTTGTGCAGTTTATCTACCAAGTGAATTATCACGTTTTATCCTAGAATTAGGGGTTAAAGATTCTAAAAAATTAAGCGATAGCAAGATTATGCAAATTGCACCAAAATTAATGAGTTTTTTACCTTATTCAACTTACGTGTTGTCACAATCGGGTTACAATAAACTTTCAAAAGATTACAATGCAAATGAATTAAAATTCTTTATTCATGCAAGTGCATTAAGTAATTTATATCAATATCAAAATAAAAGTCATGAAGCAACAGGGATTATCATTGACAAATATTCAACTACTAATTCAATCCTTAAATATCATCAGAAAATTTTTATGTTCAATAATTGAGCAAAAATCAATGAATTAAACTTACCTACATTGCTAGTCGAAAAAGCAGAAGATATTCATTTATCCGTAGCATGTGCATCAATAATAGCTCGCTACAAATTACTTGAATATATGCAAAAGCAAAATCAACAATGAAACTTCGAATTTAGCTTGGGTGCAGGTCAAAAAGTAAAGCAACAAGTATCAGAATTTGTTGAAATTTATGGCGAAAAAGCTTTAAACGAAGTATGCAAAACTAATTTCAAAATGTAA
- the mnmE gene encoding tRNA uridine-5-carboxymethylaminomethyl(34) synthesis GTPase MnmE has protein sequence MYDNIAAISSGSHVNQPISIVRLCGPDALEIIKKIYKGRLGNDHNITYGHIYDKDTLIDEVLVMWFLGKDNPDGTKTYNNYVGEPLIEINCHGGIVVTNRVLELLLQNGARLADRGEFTRRAFLNGKMDLVKAEAIHDLIMSQTNQQATASVNKFNGKTSDLIDNFLNRIALLIGVCEVNIDYPEYEDIEHIDTDNMLEKIKNLIKELRQIVKVSEDSRYVFDGVKVAFLGKPNVGKSSILNALLSEEKAIVTDIAGTTRDLVEATYKINDMLFKLVDTAGLRKTEEKIEQIGIKKSLEQIEKADLVVHVIDTVQGENEFDAMVEEKSKELGKFYIKVLNKTDLDNSNNNDNIVKISALNNSITELEDALVANFKDINIFDEKIFSNTRQLSLIKQALLSLDQAKEALMYNATFDVVIVDLYVAWDSLQNIKGNVNREDLLDVMFSSFCLGK, from the coding sequence ATGTACGATAATATAGCTGCAATTAGTTCAGGATCACACGTAAATCAACCAATTTCAATTGTTAGATTATGCGGCCCTGATGCCTTAGAAATAATTAAAAAAATATACAAAGGAAGACTTGGAAATGATCATAACATTACTTATGGTCATATTTATGATAAAGACACTTTAATTGATGAAGTTTTGGTTATGTGATTCCTTGGAAAGGATAATCCAGATGGAACTAAAACTTACAATAACTATGTGGGTGAACCATTAATTGAAATCAACTGTCACGGTGGAATAGTAGTCACAAATCGTGTTCTTGAATTACTACTTCAAAATGGTGCTAGATTAGCTGATCGTGGTGAATTCACCCGTAGAGCTTTCTTGAATGGAAAAATGGACCTAGTTAAAGCAGAAGCAATTCATGATTTAATTATGTCTCAAACTAATCAACAAGCAACTGCTAGTGTTAATAAATTCAATGGTAAAACATCTGACTTAATTGATAACTTTTTAAATAGAATCGCCTTGCTCATAGGTGTTTGTGAAGTAAATATTGATTATCCAGAATATGAAGATATTGAGCACATTGATACTGATAATATGCTTGAAAAAATCAAAAATTTAATCAAGGAATTAAGACAAATAGTCAAGGTTTCAGAAGATTCAAGATATGTTTTTGATGGTGTTAAAGTTGCTTTCCTTGGAAAACCAAACGTTGGTAAAAGTAGCATCTTAAACGCCTTGCTCTCAGAAGAAAAAGCAATCGTTACTGATATTGCCGGAACAACTCGTGACTTAGTTGAAGCAACATATAAAATTAACGATATGTTATTTAAATTAGTTGATACTGCCGGTCTAAGAAAAACTGAAGAAAAAATCGAACAAATTGGTATTAAAAAATCATTAGAACAAATTGAAAAAGCAGACCTTGTTGTGCACGTAATTGACACTGTGCAAGGTGAAAACGAATTTGATGCTATGGTTGAAGAGAAGTCTAAGGAACTTGGTAAATTCTATATTAAGGTTTTAAATAAAACAGATTTAGACAATTCAAATAACAATGATAATATTGTTAAAATTTCAGCTTTAAACAATAGCATAACAGAACTAGAAGATGCACTTGTTGCTAATTTTAAAGACATTAATATCTTTGATGAAAAAATCTTTTCAAACACACGCCAATTATCATTAATAAAACAAGCATTATTATCGTTGGATCAAGCAAAAGAAGCATTAATGTATAATGCAACATTTGATGTCGTAATTGTAGATTTATATGTTGCTTGAGATTCATTACAAAATATAAAAGGAAATGTAAACAGAGAAGACTTACTAGATGTAATGTTTTCAAGTTTTTGTTTAGGTAAATAA
- a CDS encoding TatD family hydrolase, producing the protein MSSKKSKFVDAHNHLSIEYYKNDDIIDMIIEQAHANRIEFFIVNGGHPKENHEVIDLAKRHPIIKPCVGIHPESGKDKDDWKQIENLITPEVVGIGEVGLDYYYEDAPSRENQIDSLKGQLDLAIKHDLPVVIHIRDKEDEYQAYQDTYDLLKQYPNIKCMLHTYAGNIEWAEKFMEFKNLYFSFSGVCTFGSANTTREVIKFLPLERILTETDSPYLRVHPYTGEKNEPNTVLFVAYYIAGLKGIGMEKFTDRINRNLRKLFNL; encoded by the coding sequence ATGTCAAGTAAAAAAAGTAAATTTGTTGATGCTCATAATCACCTATCAATTGAGTATTATAAAAACGATGATATTATCGATATGATAATTGAACAAGCACATGCAAATAGAATTGAATTTTTTATTGTAAATGGTGGACACCCAAAAGAAAATCACGAGGTAATTGATCTTGCTAAAAGACATCCAATTATCAAACCATGTGTTGGTATTCACCCAGAATCAGGTAAAGATAAGGATGATTGAAAACAAATTGAGAATTTAATTACTCCAGAAGTAGTTGGTATTGGTGAAGTTGGTTTAGATTACTATTATGAAGATGCACCATCAAGAGAAAATCAAATCGATTCACTTAAAGGTCAATTAGATTTAGCTATAAAACATGACTTACCTGTTGTAATTCACATCAGAGATAAAGAAGATGAATATCAAGCATACCAAGATACTTATGATCTTTTAAAGCAATATCCTAATATTAAATGCATGTTACACACCTATGCTGGTAATATTGAATGAGCTGAAAAATTCATGGAATTTAAAAACTTATATTTTTCATTTAGTGGTGTTTGCACATTTGGTAGCGCAAACACAACAAGAGAAGTTATTAAGTTTCTTCCATTAGAACGTATTTTAACTGAAACAGATTCACCTTACTTAAGAGTTCATCCTTATACAGGAGAAAAAAATGAACCGAATACAGTTTTATTTGTTGCTTACTATATCGCAGGACTAAAAGGGATTGGAATGGAAAAATTCACAGATCGTATTAATCGTAATTTAAGAAAGTTATTTAATTTATAA
- a CDS encoding Cof-type HAD-IIB family hydrolase, with protein sequence MSQVKERYLFAIDLDGTTLQSSATGQIHDKTLSAIKRATDEGHVVCILTGRPWRSTKFIYDTLGLNTIVSNFNGAHIHHPYDSEFIPYIKYLNLNEALYILGDEKVQAEISNIAIEGPDWVQLDHRDEELEKVFGFKTSSKLQIGLNYHKLPLLPTGVIFDVKETTNVEELRKYLKVRYGDLAEFSYWSKGEGLTPVFDMTNITANKGKALSLLIRYYDIKVENTIALGDGFNDVPMFKIANVSVAMANATKDVKKYASIKVSKTNKEGGVGEYIHKFLDNPASEIAKSNARKAKIRAVEEE encoded by the coding sequence ATGTCACAAGTAAAAGAAAGATATTTATTCGCGATTGATTTAGATGGTACAACATTACAATCAAGCGCAACAGGTCAAATTCATGATAAAACACTCTCAGCAATCAAAAGAGCTACAGATGAAGGTCACGTGGTATGTATCTTAACAGGTAGACCATGAAGAAGTACAAAATTCATTTATGACACATTAGGTTTAAACACAATTGTTTCAAACTTTAACGGTGCTCACATTCACCATCCATATGATTCTGAGTTCATTCCATACATTAAATACTTAAACTTAAATGAAGCATTATATATTTTAGGAGATGAGAAAGTTCAAGCAGAAATCTCTAACATCGCAATTGAAGGTCCAGATTGAGTACAATTAGACCACCGTGATGAAGAATTAGAAAAAGTTTTTGGTTTCAAAACAAGTTCAAAATTACAAATTGGATTAAACTATCACAAACTTCCATTATTACCAACAGGCGTTATTTTCGATGTTAAAGAAACAACAAATGTTGAAGAACTTAGAAAATATCTTAAAGTACGTTACGGAGATTTAGCAGAATTCTCATACTGATCAAAAGGAGAAGGTCTTACTCCAGTATTTGATATGACAAACATTACTGCAAACAAAGGAAAAGCATTAAGTTTACTTATTAGATACTACGATATTAAAGTAGAAAACACAATTGCATTAGGAGACGGATTTAACGATGTTCCTATGTTCAAAATTGCTAATGTTTCTGTAGCAATGGCTAATGCTACAAAAGATGTTAAAAAATATGCATCAATTAAAGTTTCAAAAACAAATAAAGAAGGTGGTGTTGGAGAATACATTCATAAATTCTTAGACAACCCAGCATCTGAAATTGCAAAATCAAATGCAAGAAAAGCAAAAATTAGAGCAGTAGAGGAAGAATAA
- the pyrH gene encoding UMP kinase: protein MQKYNRILLKLSGEGFANKEKHLAIDFELVSKIAGQLKQIVDKGVQISIVIGGGNFWRGASAEKNGIHRNRADYIGMLATIMNGLALSSGFQQTGLRSRVCSSLNIDPRVAETYVNEKAIKYLEDGEVVIFVGGTGRPFFTTDTAATLYASEIGAQVILMGKNGTDGVYDSDPKTNPNAKRYDTITYDEILEKKLQVMDLTATSMARDNNINLIVFNLLEEDSIVRALEGTITHTEVIK from the coding sequence ATGCAAAAATACAATCGTATTTTATTAAAACTTTCTGGAGAAGGTTTTGCAAACAAAGAAAAACACCTTGCAATTGATTTTGAACTTGTTTCTAAAATTGCTGGGCAACTTAAACAAATTGTTGATAAAGGTGTTCAAATTTCTATCGTTATCGGTGGGGGTAACTTCTGAAGAGGTGCGTCTGCTGAAAAAAATGGTATTCATCGTAATAGAGCCGATTATATTGGAATGCTTGCTACAATCATGAACGGACTTGCTTTAAGCAGTGGTTTCCAACAAACAGGACTTAGATCACGTGTATGTAGTTCATTAAACATTGATCCAAGAGTTGCTGAAACATATGTAAATGAAAAAGCAATCAAATATTTAGAAGATGGTGAAGTCGTTATCTTCGTAGGTGGAACAGGACGTCCATTCTTTACAACAGATACAGCAGCAACATTATATGCATCTGAAATCGGTGCACAAGTTATCTTAATGGGTAAAAATGGAACTGATGGAGTTTATGATTCAGATCCTAAAACAAACCCAAACGCAAAACGTTATGATACAATTACATATGACGAAATTTTAGAAAAGAAACTTCAAGTTATGGATTTAACAGCCACAAGTATGGCTAGAGACAACAATATTAACCTTATTGTTTTCAACTTATTAGAAGAAGATTCAATTGTTAGAGCGCTTGAAGGAACAATAACACATACAGAGGTGATAAAATAA